In Maridesulfovibrio frigidus DSM 17176, a genomic segment contains:
- a CDS encoding ABC transporter substrate-binding protein, translated as MVMSLAFVMLTGCSKEEEKIKIGFNIPLTGDIPKVGEASRNAAEMLKEEINSQGGLEVGGKKIPLEFYYEDNESKAESAVNVALKLIEQNGVVAIVGPNSSKQAVPAGGTCNDNRTPMVSPWSTNPDTTKDRPWVFRAAFLDPFQGPVASNFAAKQFNAKTAAVLFDVSNDYSKGLAEIFKSEWESKHGADSVVAFESHGTKDQDFSAQLTNIINSSPDFIFVPDNYNQVALIVKQAHDLGWTGPFMGSDAWGSSELMTLCGKDCIGQFFSTHYAAAGAKGATKEFIDRYTAKFNETPDDVAALTWDATRLLLQAIQDAGSYSSDVKVERKAIRDSLSTIKEFAGITGSMAFDSQGDPIKCAVVVRIDENGQFVFAESVCP; from the coding sequence ATGGTGATGTCCCTAGCGTTCGTCATGCTGACCGGCTGTTCTAAAGAAGAGGAAAAAATCAAAATTGGTTTTAATATCCCTCTTACAGGCGACATTCCTAAAGTTGGGGAAGCTTCCAGAAATGCAGCAGAAATGCTCAAAGAAGAGATCAACAGCCAGGGCGGACTCGAAGTCGGCGGCAAAAAGATCCCTCTCGAATTCTACTACGAAGACAACGAATCCAAAGCGGAATCAGCAGTTAACGTTGCTCTTAAACTCATCGAGCAGAACGGCGTTGTTGCAATCGTAGGACCTAACTCCTCCAAGCAGGCTGTACCTGCAGGTGGAACATGTAATGACAACCGCACTCCAATGGTTTCACCTTGGTCCACAAACCCAGACACTACCAAAGACCGTCCTTGGGTTTTCCGTGCAGCATTCCTCGATCCTTTCCAGGGTCCAGTTGCTTCAAACTTCGCTGCTAAGCAGTTCAATGCTAAGACAGCAGCAGTTCTTTTCGACGTATCTAACGATTACTCAAAAGGCCTTGCTGAAATCTTCAAATCCGAGTGGGAAAGCAAGCATGGAGCTGACTCCGTTGTTGCTTTCGAATCTCACGGAACAAAAGATCAGGATTTCTCCGCACAGCTAACAAATATCATCAACTCAAGCCCTGATTTCATATTTGTTCCTGACAACTACAATCAGGTTGCTCTTATCGTTAAGCAGGCACATGACCTAGGTTGGACAGGTCCTTTCATGGGCTCTGATGCTTGGGGCTCTTCTGAGCTAATGACTCTTTGTGGTAAAGACTGCATAGGCCAGTTCTTCTCCACTCACTACGCTGCTGCCGGCGCTAAAGGCGCAACCAAAGAATTCATCGACCGCTACACAGCGAAGTTCAATGAAACTCCTGACGATGTAGCAGCTCTCACATGGGACGCAACTCGTCTTCTTCTTCAGGCAATTCAGGATGCCGGTTCTTACAGCTCTGATGTTAAAGTTGAGCGCAAAGCTATCCGCGACTCTCTTAGCACCATCAAAGAATTTGCTGGTATCACTGGTTCCATGGCATTTGATTCACAGGGTGACCCAATCAAATGTGCTGTTGTTGTTCGCATCGACGAAAACGGACAGTTCGTATTTGCTGAGTCTGTTTGCCCATAG
- a CDS encoding ABC transporter ATP-binding protein, whose amino-acid sequence MNTLLEVKDLCVKYGNIEALHGISFNVNEGEIVTLIGANGAGKTTTLLSVSRLPPPEAPKVISGEISWKGESILNVPPHEIISKLHMALVPEGRHIFGNLTVEENLKLATYARKDSAKDINGDYDRVFALFPRLAERRKQRSESLSGGEQQMLAVGRALMSKCTFIMLDEPSMGLAPLLMYDMFRTLKKLNQEGLTILLIEQNANLALKFAHRGYVLDTGEIVAQGTSAELLANPEVKKAYLGG is encoded by the coding sequence TTGAATACTCTACTCGAAGTCAAAGATCTCTGCGTTAAATACGGTAATATTGAGGCGCTTCACGGCATCTCATTTAATGTTAACGAAGGTGAAATTGTTACTCTTATCGGCGCTAACGGCGCAGGCAAGACAACCACACTGCTATCAGTAAGCCGCCTTCCCCCACCGGAAGCGCCGAAAGTAATCAGTGGCGAAATCTCGTGGAAAGGAGAATCCATTCTGAACGTTCCTCCCCACGAAATTATTTCAAAACTTCACATGGCGCTGGTTCCTGAAGGAAGACACATTTTCGGAAACTTAACCGTTGAAGAAAATCTTAAGCTTGCAACCTATGCACGCAAGGACTCCGCTAAAGATATTAACGGAGATTACGACAGAGTTTTTGCTCTGTTTCCACGCCTTGCAGAACGCAGAAAGCAGCGTAGTGAATCTCTTTCCGGCGGCGAACAGCAAATGCTTGCTGTTGGTAGAGCGCTCATGTCGAAATGTACATTCATCATGCTTGATGAGCCTTCAATGGGCTTAGCTCCGCTTTTGATGTACGATATGTTCCGCACGCTCAAGAAGCTTAATCAGGAAGGGCTAACCATCCTGCTAATCGAGCAAAACGCGAACCTCGCGCTTAAATTTGCGCACAGAGGATACGTTCTCGACACAGGTGAAATTGTTGCTCAAGGTACCTCTGCTGAACTTCTGGCTAATCCAGAAGTTAAGAAAGCATACTTAGGTGGCTAG
- a CDS encoding branched-chain amino acid ABC transporter permease → MDILIQNLLNALQWGSFYALIALGYTLVYGVLLLINFAHGDVFMVGAYIAFFVATFFLGFVDLSPWLTLALTVPLTMLLTAGVGVTLERVAYRPLRRKGAHRLYVVITALMCGLMLENSNLALLGASRKKFPELLDKVIYTWGNVSVTNLKLIVIFTAIAVFILLEFIVTRTKIGMAMRGISYDKFAIPLMGIPIDNVIVFTFVLGSGMAGLAGLLFAMSYPILEPYMGALIGWKAFIAAVVGGIGDIRGAFLGGFLLGFIEVGVVAIFPSSYRDLFAFSILLMILWIKPTGIFGVAKTTKI, encoded by the coding sequence GTGGATATCCTCATCCAGAACCTGCTCAATGCGTTGCAATGGGGTAGTTTTTACGCCCTAATTGCTCTCGGATACACACTTGTTTATGGAGTTTTGCTCCTGATCAACTTTGCCCACGGTGATGTATTCATGGTGGGAGCGTACATAGCATTTTTCGTAGCAACTTTTTTTCTGGGATTTGTCGACCTCAGCCCATGGCTTACTCTAGCTTTAACTGTACCACTGACCATGCTTTTAACAGCAGGAGTTGGTGTTACGCTTGAGCGTGTTGCCTATCGCCCTCTTCGAAGAAAAGGGGCGCATAGACTATATGTGGTAATTACCGCTTTGATGTGTGGCCTAATGCTTGAGAACAGCAACCTAGCTCTACTTGGAGCAAGCCGTAAAAAATTCCCTGAACTATTGGACAAGGTGATTTACACCTGGGGCAATGTTTCGGTCACTAACCTAAAACTTATCGTAATTTTCACAGCTATCGCAGTATTTATCCTTCTTGAGTTCATTGTTACCCGTACTAAAATCGGGATGGCAATGCGCGGAATTTCATACGATAAGTTCGCAATACCGCTCATGGGTATTCCCATCGATAACGTAATTGTATTCACCTTTGTTCTTGGATCAGGAATGGCAGGTTTGGCAGGGCTTTTATTCGCTATGTCATATCCAATTCTCGAACCGTACATGGGCGCACTTATCGGTTGGAAAGCATTTATTGCCGCCGTGGTCGGAGGAATTGGAGATATCCGCGGAGCGTTTCTGGGAGGATTCTTACTTGGATTTATCGAAGTAGGCGTTGTAGCTATTTTCCCTTCCTCTTACAGAGACTTGTTCGCATTCTCAATCCTGCTGATGATTCTTTGGATAAAACCAACTGGAATCTTCGGTGTTGCCAAGACAACCAAGATTTAG
- a CDS encoding ABC transporter ATP-binding protein: MSLLSIDGLTQRFGGLQAVSDFNIELEEGSLTSLIGPNGAGKTTIFNLISGFYQPTEGVITFDGTPTSNLKPHQVTSLGVARTFQNIRLWNDMTVMDNIRIAQHYRMGYGVLDAIMRTKKYYLREKEIERISTELLEFMDLREYAEELPTNLPYGLQRRVEIARAMSIQPKLLLLDEPAAGLNSSDVDGLITLIKWIHDEFDITILMIEHQMKVVMSLCSWIKCIDFGTTIDEGPPEHIQSSETVIKAYLGDDSI, translated from the coding sequence ATGTCGCTTTTAAGTATAGATGGACTCACACAAAGATTCGGAGGGCTGCAAGCCGTATCCGATTTTAATATCGAGCTTGAAGAAGGTTCCCTGACCAGCCTTATTGGACCTAATGGAGCAGGTAAAACCACTATCTTCAACCTCATCTCAGGCTTTTATCAGCCAACTGAAGGCGTTATAACCTTCGACGGCACACCGACAAGCAATCTGAAACCACATCAGGTAACATCACTTGGCGTTGCCCGCACATTTCAGAATATCCGCCTCTGGAACGATATGACTGTAATGGATAACATCCGCATCGCTCAGCATTACCGCATGGGCTATGGAGTCCTTGATGCAATCATGCGGACCAAAAAATACTACCTGAGAGAGAAGGAAATCGAGAGAATATCAACCGAACTCCTCGAATTCATGGACCTTAGAGAGTATGCAGAAGAACTCCCGACGAACCTCCCCTACGGACTCCAACGCAGGGTTGAGATTGCGCGGGCAATGTCCATTCAGCCGAAGCTGCTGCTTCTTGATGAACCAGCAGCGGGACTCAACTCCTCGGACGTTGATGGACTAATTACATTGATTAAGTGGATTCACGATGAGTTCGACATCACAATACTAATGATTGAACATCAGATGAAGGTCGTAATGTCCCTCTGTTCATGGATTAAATGTATTGATTTCGGTACAACCATCGACGAAGGCCCCCCTGAACATATTCAGTCCAGTGAGACTGTTATTAAAGCTTATTTGGGAGATGATTCAATTTGA
- a CDS encoding branched-chain amino acid ABC transporter permease — MQKYSFNFGIWGMALIVVALSQLGALNLYFQSVIMFIGINVILSSSLNVVNGYMGEFSCGHAGFMCVGAYVSSILSVIFFSQNAIFGAPILPPELAIIGFPIVVIISGLVAGLTGLIVAIPSFKTRGDYLAIITIAANYMVISAIENVDVIGGSRGFMGMRKVVNAMTDVIDLPWMMIWVILGTYMSIWMIRRFVSSTYGKGIMAVSQDEVAAEIMSVNTNKMKMAAFMLSSGLAGVAGALFAHVLGYVNPQSFNIMKSTECLVMVYLGGMGSMGGAVLSAILFTVMLELLRFIIPAIDTGLHIINVLPDSYHLSQVWKWVLIPLTLILLMQFRPEGLMGNKELPKLFPGLKKFYKFK; from the coding sequence ATGCAAAAGTACAGTTTCAATTTCGGAATATGGGGTATGGCCCTCATCGTAGTTGCTCTTTCGCAATTAGGAGCACTGAACCTTTATTTTCAGTCGGTGATTATGTTCATCGGCATCAATGTAATACTGTCCTCCAGCCTTAACGTGGTTAACGGATACATGGGGGAATTTTCCTGTGGTCATGCTGGATTCATGTGTGTAGGCGCATACGTTTCCTCCATCCTCAGTGTTATATTCTTTTCCCAGAATGCTATTTTCGGAGCGCCAATTCTGCCTCCTGAATTAGCTATTATCGGTTTCCCAATCGTTGTAATCATTTCAGGACTCGTAGCTGGTCTTACAGGTCTGATTGTTGCGATTCCATCGTTTAAGACACGCGGCGACTACCTCGCTATCATTACTATTGCGGCTAACTACATGGTTATTTCCGCAATCGAAAATGTTGACGTAATCGGTGGCTCTCGCGGGTTCATGGGGATGAGAAAAGTAGTCAATGCAATGACTGACGTTATTGATCTTCCGTGGATGATGATCTGGGTAATACTTGGAACCTACATGAGTATCTGGATGATTCGCAGATTTGTTTCTTCAACCTACGGAAAAGGCATCATGGCTGTTTCTCAGGATGAAGTTGCAGCAGAAATCATGAGTGTTAACACCAACAAAATGAAGATGGCAGCATTCATGCTTTCATCCGGTCTTGCTGGTGTGGCAGGCGCTCTTTTTGCTCACGTTCTAGGTTACGTTAATCCTCAGTCTTTCAATATTATGAAATCAACTGAGTGTCTGGTTATGGTATATCTCGGCGGAATGGGGTCCATGGGCGGAGCCGTTCTTTCTGCGATTCTCTTTACCGTAATGCTTGAACTGCTAAGGTTCATCATTCCGGCAATCGATACCGGCCTGCACATTATAAATGTTCTTCCAGACTCATACCACTTAAGTCAGGTATGGAAGTGGGTATTAATCCCACTAACTCTGATTCTGCTCATGCAGTTCAGGCCAGAAGGACTTATGGGTAATAAAGAACTGCCCAAGCTGTTCCCGGGGCTGAAAAAATTCTACAAATTTAAGTAG